The window TCAgatgtttttgtataattttgtccAGTAGATGAGATAAACCTGGTTGCTATCAGGGGGGAATTTGTCTTGGACTTTATTTGCCTATTTCTTTGTGTCAAGGATATTGCTCTGTTATGTTTAAGTGTCTGGGTTAGTTGTGTCAGATTTATTTACCACTCATTTAAATTAAACCCACACTGCCTTTATTTTATACTGAGTTTTCTGTAATGCAGAACCTTTCTGACCTATCAGGGAGATGTCTGTGTTGACACTGAAATTAGAGTTCCACATTCTGGGGCTGCCATTTAAAGCATCTAAAAATATCGTTTTAAAGATGACTGCCACACAATTGAGATACCTACACCAATGCATTTTGAAACAAGTAAAACTATTGAAACCCAGTTTCTTGATTTACTTATTTGACTAATTTGTGGTGCGTTTAGACTAAAAATGCCTATTTGCTACATTAAATTGGGGCAAAATATATTTGATGACAATATGAATTTTGGTTTGTAGATGTTTAATTGGGCCTATATTAGATTgttatttataaatacaaacaaactcaaactatTAAAAGATCAGTTTAATTAAAAGTTCTATACAGCTATGAATTCATTAAGAATTCAAATTCAAGAAAAGGTGTACAGCTTttaaaaaaagttcaaattcaACACATTTGCAGTTTACAGATATTTTACAGATATCAGTaataattacattataaaacagcaccaagtaGACACACACTGACCATGCATcaaaggacacacacacaaaggcacACTTTCAACCATATTAGAAGACATTCAGAAACCGACACCTGAACTTTTCACCCATTCCTCTCCACTGTCCACAGTGTTAAAGGTCTGTTGTAAACATTAAAAGTCTTGTCATTTTACTTAGCAGATGTCATATCAATAgtctttaaaatgatcaaattgtGTACAAAGGAGGTGACATTTCTTTGTGGTGTTGATCTCAAGCTTGTTCCCTGTACTTTGGGTCAGATTTCCCTGAACCATGGTTGATCCTGCTGCATCATAACGTCTTCCTCTTCACATCTGCTTGGCTTTGAGTGACATCTGCAAAGCACATTTGCTTATTATTCACCAGTGGCAGTTCTGGGCAACATGCAATTtcactaaaccaggtttaaaagtAATGTTTAACAAGAGTGACCTGACCAAGATGCCAGGGACTTGAAATTCGACTTGAACACCAGACATGTGACGAGTGATGACTCAACCAGTTTTAGATCAGAGGACTCCGACTTAACCACATATCCAGAGGCTGACGGTGCCAAAGAGTAAATGATGGTTTTAAATTCCTAAGTAGTCGTTTAAAACTGAGAATTTACagctagataaaaaaaaaaatgtaaaactggtTTGGTTTTGTGACTGACTTGATTTTACTCTATACTTAATTTCAGTAACTGACTTTTTGCACTGCAAGAGAAGTATTTGCACATTACATGGAACTTTAGAAATCATCCAGCAATGGATGCCACCAAAAAGTTGAGGCCTCAAAAACAACCTCAAGTGAGTGAGCTCTGGTAATATCAATAATAACATCAATCTACAGCAAGTGGAACTACAAGGTAGAGAAGTGCAGATGCGTGACAATACAAGCAGAGGAGATggggacaggggcagacaggggaaGAAGTTACCTGAGAAAGCGAGCTGCAAGTGAGGAGGCAGAGCAGTCTGAGAGCCTGACTGGAGACtcttaaacacatctgagaaGATGGGACAGGAGGGTACACAGGCATTTAGGAAGGAAACAGAGGGGAAGTAGGCAAACAAAATGGACATCAATACAGGAGGTCACATTTAAGACAACTGAAGATGCAGCAAAAACAGAACGCgacaaaactacacaaaacacCTGGATAACACAGATCCCTTTTGCGCTCAGCTtaaatattattactattgttattattataattataaacagTGATGCATAACAAACAttactacaacttttttgattttttttttttttaaacaacctACATCACATCATCATCTAAGGCCATTCTGCATTTCTTTTTCAGGAACTTTTCTTATGCTCCTTTGGCCTGCAGTAGTTTTAGCCTGTGATGCATGAATGGAATTTCTACACTATTCTCCAACCTGTATTGCAAAGTATGTAGTAAGCAATATGGAAatgcacatatatacatatacacacaaaaactatatagataaacaataatatcgaaTCTAATTTGACAATAATttatgacacaataacccaagagcagatttacaccacaaaaatactattctaaatctatatTGGAAAAAAAGAATCATGAGTTGCATTTTAGTAATTTGGACCTGTAATGTGtcgtagaagttattaatttaaCCTTTCATGGCTCAAATGTTATCATACATCCAAAAAATAACCACTAATTTCTCAGTAGGGCAAAGAAACTGTACAgagaataaatattgacccagaAATAATGCTTTTGTCTCTCATATGTCGACCAATAAGTCAATATGAGTTCACTCACTCTGTGTCAGTGTAGAAAAGGGGGCGTTGCTACTGGCTGTGGAGCTGCTGGCTGTGGTACTGGATCCAGCGGTCCCCAGAGAGTTGAGGCTGAGCAAAGATGGGAACTGGAAGGGCAGAGAAACAGGCACCAGCCCCCCTAGCATCCCAAAGCCCAAAggcagagagggggatgagCCCAGCAGAGAGCTGCTACCTGACGTAGAAACCTGGAAATACAAATCACAACATACAAACGTAAGTGTGGTATGGAAATACAGAATTTaataaaaattttttttttttttttaagtatggaaatatttacaaatctaAAACATctgataacaaaacaaaattaatcaaTTATAAGGTTGAAGAGACACACATTTCCTCTGAGGTTGAACTGAAGAAAGAATTCAAATTGAGATTTACTTTTTATGTCCAATATTGGACTGTGTTACAAACCTGTGTTATTTGAGGTGAGGTGGTGGATGATGGAGTGGATGGGACCGGCTTGACTCCTTGAGGGGTCCCTGTCCCTGGCCTCTGCCTCGGAGTGGATGAGGCTGCAGTGATGGAGGCGGCTGTGTGCTTGTTCACAGGTAAGCTGTTGATAAGGCTTGATGTGGTGCTGCTGGGGGTCTTCTGTCCCGGGACGGTAAAACTGCCTGGGCCCGGTTTACCTGCTGCTCCGGGAGAACCTGAGAATGGTGGGCGGAAGGAGGCGGGGCTTTTGGGGGAGTACTGGTGCATGGAGGGTGCTGCCTGAGAGCGGGGGGACTGTGGAAGGGCGGGCGAGGAAGACGCACTCACCGCTGGGCTGGGGGCACGGGGGGATAACTTGATGATGGGCGCGATGCTACTGTGGGTAGGTTTGGTGAGGGTGGCGTGCATGGGCGTGATGAATTTGGACTGCGGTTGAGACGGGGAAGCCGTGTGGGGGAGTCGAGGAGGGTTATAGGGTTTGGGTGTAAGGTGTGGAGGGGGAGACTGGAGAATGTGTGGACGGGACTGAGGGGATGTGAGGAGGAGAGTTTCTTTAGAGCTGCTGCCCTTCAGAAGGCCTGAGGGTGCCATCAGGGGGGAGGCTGTGGCTGGAGGGCGTGGCTTAGGGGGTGTGGCTGCTGACATGTTGGCTTTGGCCACTCCCACACTcacaggtctgtgagagttcAGCACCGATTGTCTGTGAACCTGTGGTGAGTTTTTCCCTAGATTGTCTACTCCAGGCCCCCGTACTGAGGCCTGAGGGGAGGAACTGAGCGAGGCAGGCCGGGTCAGCGGACTGGACGTAGAGGTAGACATGTAGTGAGGTGTGCTGCTCACGGAGTTCTTCTTGTGCTGctggagaacagaggaggggtGGAGGCTGGCGGGGGGTTTGGGGGGTTTAGGAGCCTCAGGGGATGGGGGGCTCTCTCCCTGGGCAAGGCCCTTGGCTGCATTGCCCAGGATGGCTAAGGCCTGGGAGATGGAGTCCAGAGCAGGGGATGCCAGGTCCTCATCTAGAGAGTCAAGACAAATAGGCTCCGCAGGGGACTGGGGCAGCCTCTTGGCAACTGGTAATGAAGTAGAGGTTGTTGAGGGTGTAGCTCGCTGTGTCCATATCGCTGGTTCCTGTGTTAATCagaaaaaagttatataaactacacacacattattatatatatatatatatatatatatatatatatatatatatatatatatatatatatatatatatatatatatatatatatatatatatatatatatatatatatatatatatatatatatacatatacatacacacacacacacacacacacacacacacacactaatgacaaatgcatcaataaaataGTTACTGTGGCTCACCAAAACACCTCCTTATTATTGTAAATGTGAGTCACATATTAATTAAGATCAAGTCTTCCAAGAAAAATGATAAGCAGTGAAGTACAgaataaatattgtaattaGTTTAATACATGGTAAATATTGTATggtaaaatatatggaaaattGTGTTAGGGtttgtcatatatatatatatatatatatatatatatatatatatatatatatatatatatctgtaagGTAATTGTTTACATGTTTGCCAAATGGTTGCTAATGAATCAGTCTGTGGCACCCACAGGACAGGAGACTAACCTTAGGCTTGGCCTTGGGAGTAGACACCACCTTCTTCTTTGCTCTGCGGAGAGAAAAATCGGTTGGTTTTTTTATACCTCAAAATTGGCTCCCTACTATACTGTACTGACTATGAACTTACGCATAGCCTGTGAGATGACCATGTACCATAATACTTTCTTTGAACAGCATCCTGTACAAAAACATTcagtcaaaaaaaacaacaacaaaaaaaacatcataaatacaaaataaaagattaaccCATGTCAAAGGTCGTATATACACCTGGCCTGCATCCAGCCTTTGGGCCACAGAGGCTTCACCTCACTCTCCATGAAGCCCTTGAGGTAGTCCTCCAAAGACACAGAGGTCTTCCCTTCCAGCTCGTAACAGTTGAGTTTCACCCGCACCAGGTTACATAGCAGCGTCCTGGAGGACCACATAAGCATATGGTCAATATCACTTTAAAGTATAATCAGAGAGAGCCTTTAGGACCATCTTGTAAATTGTACCTGAGCTTATCATCCCACACAAACTTCTTGCGTGGACCCATGACTCTCTTCCCAGGCTTCtcttcatcatcgtcatcagagccatttctctccccctcctcctgttGCCTGGAAAGATTGGCAATTTGTCAAGAAAAGGTAcaattgtaaaatatttcaaacagCGTTTGGAAATTGTCTATTTATGGTGGTTTATTTGCACTGTGTAGAATTTGGATTTGCACCATTATTGAACTAGCCTGCGTATAGTACCTATAGTACAAATCCTAAATGCAAACTGTAAAAGTTAGTCTTTTGTATCAAAGACTAGAAGAATGTAACTGGACCAAACTGTCATTTCTGTAATGCTGTGTTATGCACTGCATGCAATAATTAATTGAAATTTGTATGTTCCAGTCAGTGGGACCTGTATGACACTTGATGTGGTCCTTACTTTGCCACTTTGGCAATGCAGTCCATGTTGTAGCGCGCAATCTGCTCTGGCATCACACTGCACACAGCCAGTTTGAGTTTGAGCAGAGGAGTTCGGAGTCGGTCATCCtaagagacaagacaagactcAGGAGGGACTAAGAACACAGCACAAACGGGTAAATATAGAAAATAGGGCGTAGAGAAGAGTGTGTCAGCATAGCTATACTACCCTCCTGATGTGAGCACTCTTAAGAATTTCCTGGAACCAGCAGCACATCATTCTTGCACACTAGTAGTTTAAAAGGCACACCATTCCaggtggagggtccgccaccggctgtttccatggatatattattgctttgcctagaatgtttcactgcATGtctcaaagtatttttttcttttttagcaattagcattactgaataaatgcaagatagatgtgttttatgtgttaaagATGCACGATTAAACATGActagaaaaaaaccccaaaaaaacacacaggtctgAATTTTTTACAATACCACTCAGTTCCTATCCAAAACCCACAGACAACATGCCATGCAGATATGGTTGCAAAGTGATTTAGGTCTTTATGTTAATGACAAAAGTGTACGTTTAGCCATTTTCTGCCTGACTCAATTTCAACCTGCACAAATTTGCACTGGCACACAACCAGGTGAAGTTGCAACTTAGCTGCCCAAAACAATGAAGAGCTCCTTTGCTCACCTGGATGTTAAGGCTCAGTTTCTTGAGTCGTTTGAGCAGGGCTTCTTTATTGCAAGGCACAAAGGCCTCAAGATGGGAGTAGACAGCTGCACGCACCTCTGAGGGCTGCTCTTGGACCTGCAGCTCAATACTGGGCAAACCCAAAGAAGCACATGAGCATGACTTCTGCAGCAggtacagacacacactcacacatgtgCCACTGCCAACTTACTCTAACAAAATGTTGTTCATGTCCAAGGTGAAAAATTTCTTCCGGCCCTCTTCATCAAATTGTCTAGAGGCctgtgacaaaaaacaaaaaaacaaacaggtttcAGTGTGCTTAAAATatcattatttttgtagtttgtgCTTATGTCGTGCAAGGGCAATTTTTCACCACCGTGCTGGCAACATATACTATTTTGACTGGTTTGGATTTGCAAAAATTCAGACTCAAATTAATACATGCACGTGTACGTAACCTAGTTGAATGTTAAGTGCAACTGCACAGATTAGTTGAAGAGCCTTTTTAGTATgactttaaaataactaaatgcattttatagAAACTATGATTTAAACCAGAAAGAGCAAAATAAAGCATTCCAGGAAGAAAACAAATAGCTGTTTTGTACCACTCTCAGGTCCTCAATGCGTTTAGCAAGCGGGGCAGGCAATCCACCGGGCAGAGGCGGAGGGGTCATGGAGCTGCCCTGAGACACTCTGCCCTTTTGGCCCGCCCCAAAGGAGCCATTCTCGCCTTGGCCCGGACTGTGAGGGGAGTCCAGCATCCCAAAGTCCAGGTCTCCCATCATATCTTGGAGGATGTCATTGTTGGCTGTCCCAAGTAGTGACATCAccacagggtcagaggtcaggtcgGCCATGTTGCAGTCGTTTCCAGGGGTTTTGGCTTGACTGGTGAGCAGCGAGCTGTTGGGATTGGGCAGTTTAGGGTTAGGTCTCTGCTGCAGACCACCAGCCAGGTTCTTCTTGCgcatctcttctttctccctgttGAAGCGCCGTAGCATGTTAGCCAAGTGCAGGGAGTCCTTCATcaactttttcctctttttcttctctggACGGTGAGCATTCAGAGCAGACACT of the Periophthalmus magnuspinnatus isolate fPerMag1 chromosome 8, fPerMag1.2.pri, whole genome shotgun sequence genome contains:
- the ubn2b gene encoding ubinuclein-2b isoform X2, whose translation is MAEPRKVPFVTISSFNAAPPTLEPGKKRRREDDGADITFGKDGGGSTAGKGAVGGGTLFGSTEAGETGESKPTVRLSLSLSEPSERGSAEFNYSELTNNTHPQVKTVCSTAPKGLTPPLDPSDPFADDEKERLEVEELARKFESKYASGGGAKKKKKDRMQDLIDIGYGYDETDPFIDNSEAYDELVPASLTTKHGGFYINTGTLQFRAASDSEGEDTSTAENHFKKMKDGEERVIKKRRKKQDGGILEEKKPKKNKVPKSGVSALNAHRPEKKKRKKLMKDSLHLANMLRRFNREKEEMRKKNLAGGLQQRPNPKLPNPNSSLLTSQAKTPGNDCNMADLTSDPVVMSLLGTANNDILQDMMGDLDFGMLDSPHSPGQGENGSFGAGQKGRVSQGSSMTPPPLPGGLPAPLAKRIEDLRVASRQFDEEGRKKFFTLDMNNILLDIELQVQEQPSEVRAAVYSHLEAFVPCNKEALLKRLKKLSLNIQDDRLRTPLLKLKLAVCSVMPEQIARYNMDCIAKVAKQQEEGERNGSDDDDEEKPGKRVMGPRKKFVWDDKLRTLLCNLVRVKLNCYELEGKTSVSLEDYLKGFMESEVKPLWPKGWMQARMLFKESIMVHGHLTGYAAKKKVVSTPKAKPKEPAIWTQRATPSTTSTSLPVAKRLPQSPAEPICLDSLDEDLASPALDSISQALAILGNAAKGLAQGESPPSPEAPKPPKPPASLHPSSVLQQHKKNSVSSTPHYMSTSTSSPLTRPASLSSSPQASVRGPGVDNLGKNSPQVHRQSVLNSHRPVSVGVAKANMSAATPPKPRPPATASPLMAPSGLLKGSSSKETLLLTSPQSRPHILQSPPPHLTPKPYNPPRLPHTASPSQPQSKFITPMHATLTKPTHSSIAPIIKLSPRAPSPAVSASSSPALPQSPRSQAAPSMHQYSPKSPASFRPPFSGSPGAAGKPGPGSFTVPGQKTPSSTTSSLINSLPVNKHTAASITAASSTPRQRPGTGTPQGVKPVPSTPSSTTSPQITQVSTSGSSSLLGSSPSLPLGFGMLGGLVPVSLPFQFPSLLSLNSLGTAGSSTTASSSTASSNAPFSTLTQNVTQSQADVKRKTL
- the ubn2b gene encoding ubinuclein-2b isoform X1, with the translated sequence MAEPRKVPFVTISSFNAAPPTLEPGKKRRREDDGADITFGKDGGGSTAGKGAVGGGTLFGSTEAGETGESKPTVRLSLSLSEPSERGSAEFNYSELTNNTHPQVKTVCSTAPKGLTPPLDPSDPFADDEKERLEVEELARKFESKYASGGGAKKKKKDRMQDLIDIGYGYDETDPFIDNSEAYDELVPASLTTKHGGFYINTGTLQFRAASDSEGEDTSTAENHFKKMKDGEERVIKKRRKKQDGGILEEKKPKKNKVPKSGVSALNAHRPEKKKRKKLMKDSLHLANMLRRFNREKEEMRKKNLAGGLQQRPNPKLPNPNSSLLTSQAKTPGNDCNMADLTSDPVVMSLLGTANNDILQDMMGDLDFGMLDSPHSPGQGENGSFGAGQKGRVSQGSSMTPPPLPGGLPAPLAKRIEDLRVASRQFDEEGRKKFFTLDMNNILLDIELQVQEQPSEVRAAVYSHLEAFVPCNKEALLKRLKKLSLNIQDDRLRTPLLKLKLAVCSVMPEQIARYNMDCIAKVAKQQEEGERNGSDDDDEEKPGKRVMGPRKKFVWDDKLRTLLCNLVRVKLNCYELEGKTSVSLEDYLKGFMESEVKPLWPKGWMQARMLFKESIMVHGHLTGYAAKKKVVSTPKAKPKEPAIWTQRATPSTTSTSLPVAKRLPQSPAEPICLDSLDEDLASPALDSISQALAILGNAAKGLAQGESPPSPEAPKPPKPPASLHPSSVLQQHKKNSVSSTPHYMSTSTSSPLTRPASLSSSPQASVRGPGVDNLGKNSPQVHRQSVLNSHRPVSVGVAKANMSAATPPKPRPPATASPLMAPSGLLKGSSSKETLLLTSPQSRPHILQSPPPHLTPKPYNPPRLPHTASPSQPQSKFITPMHATLTKPTHSSIAPIIKLSPRAPSPAVSASSSPALPQSPRSQAAPSMHQYSPKSPASFRPPFSGSPGAAGKPGPGSFTVPGQKTPSSTTSSLINSLPVNKHTAASITAASSTPRQRPGTGTPQGVKPVPSTPSSTTSPQITQVSTSGSSSLLGSSPSLPLGFGMLGGLVPVSLPFQFPSLLSLNSLGTAGSSTTASSSTASSNAPFSTLTQNVFKSLQSGSQTALPPHLQLAFSDVTQSQADVKRKTL